GATAAGCCAATGCATTCGCATATGCAACTAATAAATCGTGATGGGGCCTTAAAGGCCTAGTAGCCATTAACAGGTCACAGAAATCATAGAGATTCTGAAACATAAGACAACGTTTACAAGCGTGTGCAGATTAGTTTCAATTCATATACGTCAATATATTTCGAAAAAAAGCACATAGGTCAGGTGTGGTATAAGTGGACAATTTTCATATTAATTAATAGTCATATAACCAAATAGAAAACCGGGCTACAGGGGGGCAAGCAACAATCTAAATGGTGGCACAGTAAACGCTCACTGAAGGCGACAAAACATGGATCCATGTTACGTTTAACAGACAGAATTGCAAAACCAAAAATGGTTTATAGATTCTCCAAGTAATAACATAAAAAAGTTGAGGTTCCTTGTCCATCTAACCCGCTCCAGACATATTAAGCATTACATAAATTCATATCTAGAACAAGTTCAAAGGTGCTCAAGACCACGCCATCGGAGGATATCACTTAGGCCACCAGAGTGCTGGCCGTGGTTGATTCACTACACAAATACAAGTAAACAAGGTCAGCCATATGCAATAAGTTTCAAAACAATTGGAGTTCAAATAGAAGACAACTTATGCACAGTATTAGCATAAATTAATCTGCAAAGGGATAACTGAATTAATAAGATGGGGCAAGTTTAGCACCGGCAGAGTTTCAATGAAGAAAACATTCACTTGTCAGCAAATTAGCTATGCAGTATAACTGAATGAAACTCTTGGTTTTAAGGTTTGCCGTAAAACATATATACAAGTTTAAGCTAAGACAAATGGAGCTCTGCAAATTCACTAATCTTTATTAAATTCAGCATTTGCACATCTATACTTCtaataattttacaaatataaAACTAGCATTCATCAACATTAATCATACTCAATGAACAAGGGACACTCACTGCTAATAGGAGTATTTCAAAGTCAAATTGTACTTTTTCAATGTTGATTATTCACATTAAATACCATCAGTGTACCAGTGTGTTCAACAACAAAATTGTGTCAATTTCCACCAACACACAAGCACACTAAACATGGCTACCTAGCATTGAAGCCAAATAGTATTTTCTCGACTTGTCTGGAGCACACCATGACTTAAAAGTGTCACAATTGCCTAAATCTTCCCTCCACTAACATTTCTATCTAGCTTCAGCTGACTAGGACAAGGGCATGGCATCTACACACACTGCTAAAATTTCTAGAACAACTCCTAAGTAGTGTTGGAAAACATTTACCCTCAGCACCAAAAACATGACCAATCACCAAGATATCTAACAATTCACAATTTCCATGGTTCAGTCACTGATAACAAAATAAAACAGCAATGGGCTCTGATTGACTTACTACTTCCAGGTGGGCGGGAGCTTCTTGGTGCGCTTGTAGTAGCGGGCAAGGCGGTGGATCCTGCTCTCAACAAGAATGAGCCTGAATTTGGAGTCCTTATCCTTCCTGTTCCTCTCCAAATGCTTCCTAATTGCCACAGCCTTCTTAATCAGGAAGTACAGGTCCTCCGGGATCTCCGGCGCCAGCCCTACACGCGCACATCCGATGCATCAGTACACCACACGTCGCACATCACACACGAACAGAGCAGCAGAGTCACAAGTTCTCTCACCATGGGCCTTAAGGATGCGGAGGATCTTGCTACCAGTAACGCTCTTGACGAGAGGGATGCCGTGCTGGTCACGGAGCAGGACGCCAATCTGCGACGGCATCTGACCCTTCTTCGCAGCCTTGGTAATCATCTCCTCCACCTGCCAATCCACAGCGTCATCGAGCGTCAACCAACaaaaccaaatcgagcctcacAGGAATGAGGGGGGCAAACAACTCACCTCGGTGGCGGCCGTCTTGAGCCAGGTCGGAGGAGTCCTCTTGTACGGCAGGGCCGACGACGAGATACCCTTCCTGCAGCACGGAGACGCGCACCCGCCATTAGAACACACGGAATTCACAGTCGTTCTAACGAGTGGAAGGACAGGGGGGGAGGGAGAGAGGCTTACCCGCGGCTGTGCATACGCCCCATGGCGGCGGATTGGTGTCTACCTCAGGCGACGACGGCGGGCGGGAGCTTGCTGCTGCAgcagctgcggcggcggcggcggcgcgagggCGAGAGGAGGCGCGTGCGGCGTTAGGAGAGAGCTGCGGCTAGGGTTTGCGGGGCGTTACTTATAGTGAGTGGCGGCGCTGAGGGTTTCTGCTAGGGCTGCGCCGTTTCGAGCTGGGCCGCTTGTTGGGCTTCGCCCATGCGCTCGGGACATTTCGGCCCGGTATGCGTCTTCTGAAGCTTTCTCTGAATATAGTaatttctttcttttgttttgtgGTAAAATAAAGGGGCTATTGCGTTCTTACCCTTATTTAGAAGTCTAATTGTGATTTTACCCTTGTTTTTCTCGCCATTGCGATTTTACCCTTGCTATGTGAAAACGAAGCTTCAGTTTACCCTTACTCCGTGAATAGCAGGGTAACGGTGTTAAATGGGCTCGGTAAGGACAAGTTTGCCCTTGCGAAAATACCCCTACTTTTTTGAGTACATTGTGATTTTACCCCTACTTTTAACTCTATTAGTTTTtttcaataaaataaataaaaaacaaaaaaaacctcACAGAAAGACCAAAAGATAATAATACCCCTTTCCCAGTCTCTCCTCTAGTGATTCCTTTCTCCTGTTCTACAACTGAAACCCTCCGTTCCTCGCGTACTCCCGTACTCCTGTTCTAGGACAAAAACCCTAGTGTGTCGGGTCTGGGCAACGAGGGAGGCTGTAGCTCCTAGCGCCGTGCGGGCAGGGCCCTGAGAGGCCACCCCCTCAGTCCCTCGCAGTCAGGGTCACGAGCGTCACGGTGCCCCGTGCAGCGCGGGTGGCTATCGCAGGCTGCCGTCGCGGATCCAGCGCGTGGTTTGGCCAGTGATGCAGCCGCAGGCGCATAGGGCCAATGCATGAGACGACAGCTGCATGGGTAGGTAGGTAGGCGGCCATGGAACCAGAGGGTAGCGGGTTTAGAGCCAAGGAGTTGGTGTCCAGGTATAATTTTTTGATCTCTGAGTGTGTATTGATCAACTGTGGGATGAATTAACCTCAGGCTTTAGGCAATTGCACTAATTTGGTTTCAATTACTCTGATTTGTAGGCAAAATCACATGAATTTGAAACATGAATTTAAATCTAGTTGTTAGAGTTTCTGTCATTTTTCAGTTTACCAGATGGGGGACCAAAATCATGGCAACATGGTAGAACCTTGCCTACTTTAAGTTGTTTACATGCATAGCTTCACTTGCTACACTTTCTTTTGATGTGATattatctatctatatttacatATTGTGTGAAATTATATGTAACAAGTTGTCCAATGTTGCtgccatttttttaaaaacagGGGTAAAATCACAATGTACTCAAAAAAGTAGGGGTATTTTCGCAAGGGCAAACTTGTCCTTACCAAGCCCATTTAACACCGTTACTCTGCTGTTCACGGAGTAAGGGTAAACTGAAGCTTTATTTTCACAGAGCAAGGGTAAAATCGCAACAGTGACAAAAATAAGGGTAAAATCACAATTAGACTTCTAAATAAGGGTAAGAACGCAATAGCCCCTAAAATAAAACACCTTAGCAGTTCCAAAAAACATCTTAGAAATTGGCTTGTTTCAGATTTAGGTGAACAACTTTGGACATTTTTTCGAGACGAGGAATCTTCTCCCATTTCTATTGAAAAAACAACGAAAATACTGTTCATACAGAGAGTTTGTAAAGCAGACAGTAAACTAGAGTAAAGCTTACACGGATGAAACCTAAAGACCATGACAGGTAAAACAACTATGGCTTACCAACAGACAACTGTGACAACACAAAAGAGCCAACAATGCTAACAAATGACTCAAAATTAGAGagtgtttagttccccttttttcaaaaatttgggttttggtccattattttgcaaaatagaactaaacacactgcaaaaattttggcaaaaagatggttattctctattttggattttggcctcaagaggccaAAAAACCCAAAATGATCCTCAAGAGGCTCTCATGAGACAATAAATTCTATATTTTGGATAGAATTAAACATGACCctaaaaattttggcattttgcattccaCCATTCCAAAATAGTTAGCATtttatattttgtatttttttgaactaaacacccccttaggaAACATCAGACAACAAAATAGTCACATGACCAACACTCTTCAAATGAAGGATTCCTTGAGAGCTTCTAACACCATTTTGTCCATATGCCACCTCAATTGCTTTGTTCATCAGGCTTGTCATCTTGATCCTTCGGCTTGGTATCTTCTGGTGAGTGGTTCCTCTCCACTTTCGCCTCCTTACCCACCAGCTGCAAGGCAATTTTCAGCATTGTATTTGCCCCAGCAACCAACTGATCCTTGTTATCGTCCAAGAACAAACCTGCCCAATATTCTATAAGCGAACAAGCATAACAAGTAATAGAAATTAGGCTTATAATAGTTTTGCCCTCAAAACAAACACTATTGAGTGTTTTCTAGATCGCCCAGCAAATAGCTGCAATGCCTAAAGCATAAAACTTCTCACCAAAAGGCAGCTAGTGCTCACACCATGTCCAACACTGATCAAAGTTTCTAAGTACATTAGAAGCACCTAGGCAATGTGCCACAATGGCGCACATAGCCTTAGCCAAACTACACTAAAATAAGATAAGATTCATTAGAATCACAAAACAAGCAAGATGGATCTCAATTCCATTTCCTCTTACACATTATCTTTGGTGAGTATTGCATTATTTGCCACAAGCCATAAAAAGAATTTGAGCTTAGCAgggatatttttcttttcaattttttttataataggGCCAGGATCATTTGAGGTAAGAGGCTTATAAACTGACTTAATAGAGAAGCAACCATTCTTACCAAACTTCCAGAAAATCATAT
This window of the Sorghum bicolor cultivar BTx623 chromosome 7, Sorghum_bicolor_NCBIv3, whole genome shotgun sequence genome carries:
- the LOC8066106 gene encoding 40S ribosomal protein S13, with the translated sequence MGRMHSRGKGISSSALPYKRTPPTWLKTAATEVEEMITKAAKKGQMPSQIGVLLRDQHGIPLVKSVTGSKILRILKAHGLAPEIPEDLYFLIKKAVAIRKHLERNRKDKDSKFRLILVESRIHRLARYYKRTKKLPPTWKYESTTASTLVA